Proteins encoded by one window of Anopheles maculipalpis chromosome 2RL, idAnoMacuDA_375_x, whole genome shotgun sequence:
- the LOC126556673 gene encoding uncharacterized protein LOC126556673: MWTPSYDIIVETLTGSEFEVTVNDRDTVGYLKSEIQKYEGIPISQQHLLYNHKELTDSMEMKDIPLVKGSRIKLVLGMKGGPISSKRLFTISSDYDNWLDMSDVLSSEDLINLQSPGLKLLLYKDNKKNVHRLMKVRAEKACDGMKGSMSRSVIGSGASGQGSYGPGNNILSQKERDAAMTKQKMDQIKAKLSMKKKRLGGDKEQQQQQEQTSTEQQQRQQKFEDRAGCSSNEIADATDGSSSKTIRNSSQYRHKKRHHHYHHHQHHHHHPHQHETVIKEEKTPIGYRPGTVGGSGVGPTLVASGHNASMVGTIGSMLPSAAGTASGPHRKSMPTVIDIGRSEQEEAVPPFSYGLVNLLHGSTAATTAGRSPTLELEKRSQIREHLQRNRSFKTISAKNLDFAREGSPQVGGAGADRHTGSAGLERSLSFHSNGILSRMGSETTLDGGGYSNIRRCTAGGGGGGSGGQLRNNHTTSLGTRLTTNGGAGACTTQSLHKLDESRVSSASLHDLIELLKYTQSKQRTISNDSLNKLMLNYSKKVYVPHHLYHHSPVGKKSLPDINPSLNNIDEYLTDYDFGLKAATAGTGAGTSSTTAATATSATAGAIPKMATRSEDSLDCKIASAEYAFKNAGTGAGMDKSFRTLYKATSEDSSVYELPKLLIREDSPVESFLGSYSQLETVATRRGESPKNSFTSPVNLQDLERSDTVVEPDVAPLAANTSAAIVGEAKLASESLLQFAQIAAESVKSTKAAASSLSSSSLFGSNCSLTAGGGGAGSTAAVGTDGTSFAGTALNGCASSSTWCQLWNHGQEQQQQQPHHTQDGNFDSSGSGVSHLIHNPRRHHSDLDISELELKFINAESTANGSNRLAESGIATNVTGDYTNLIKLPAITNLEHYRADNGWLQLSSWDTVRFGREDEDADDEEVVDEEEIPDHEEDDHDEEEEDDEEEDEEDDDEEENGQDRDRVTSSSCSSIRRPRESSNSTSFIHSHLSISSDEDDLLNVAEMRDGAGVVGGAYKPGGNKSKSIDLNEFRKAFGSSPTLLNGFRGGTSCTRLVPQLSRLETIPSQYRRGYTNLNDACLSSSTSELECVSNGASAKKKHPGLLPPASSDGSGGLSSTLLKYRKDGSVPYVRSNENLNRYKISLCTGTSASSSSSTAARRRMGDSDEALAGSDALYLRQRQPSIGAGRHLPSIRDHLASIADSEANDAVDNSSSTNGNGANTNGNRSFIVGGGGGGDFECRFSRLSCCSAPNSGDVPSKPFTSPGGGNQTTTATGTSYRTKDHGSSAVGGASGSAGGLMRTTSTADDRNRFLFGEDPASLQYSGSASSTPLRPTDYYFPSDESLFNMDSFFDDFVEIDTSDIFESTEFININAGSGGRKCDTTAAASASATTLVLPDIHPKQQQQQQSSSSAQRHQRSQYNANENEQQHHQQLRVLRNLKSFPSTSTATVNPDSSGGGADVEINYSARRAFLQAGRNVHDTEEDDGGIASIIQHIDRDQLVTADTTADDDDTSSIIFHDDSKERLLRLTDYHHHPLGGNDLKPVCVSTTGTTNASTTPTQHHTTEQIKSKKLRCAQCNKKLGVIMIMKCHCEKIFCAQHRYAEAHNCSYDFKVEGRKVLEKNNPLVVADKLPKI; the protein is encoded by the exons ATGTGGACTCCATCGTATGACATCATAGTCGAAACGTTGACCGGATCCGAGTTCGAGGTGACGGTCAACGATCGAGACACGGTTGGATATCTGAAGtctgaaattcaaaaatatgaag GCATTCCGATCAGCCAGCAGCATTTGCTGTACAATCACAAGGAACTTACCGACTCGATGGAGATGAAAGACATCCCGCTGGTGAAGGGTTCGCGCATCAAGCTAGTGCTCGGCATGAAGGGAGGTCCAATATCCTCCAAGCGCCTCTTTACCATTTCCTCCGACTATGACAATTGGCTTGATATGAGCGATGTACTGTCCAG TGAGGATCTAATAAATCTTCAGAGTCCCGGACTAAAGCTACTGCTCTataaagacaacaaaaagaacGTGCATCGATTGATGAAAGTGCGAGCAGAAAAGGCTTGTGATGGTATGAAAGGATCGATGTCCCGCTCCGTTATAGGAAGCGGTGCGTCTGGTCAAGGTTCGTACGGGCCCGGAAACAACATTCTAAGCCAGAAGGAACGCGATGCTGCAATGACGAAACAG AAAATGGATCAAATTAAGGCTAAGTTAAgcatgaaaaagaaaagactgGGCGGTGAtaaagagcagcagcaacaacaggaaCAAACATCGacggaacagcagcagcggcagcaaaaGTTTGAGGATCGGGCGGGATGTAGTTCGAACGAGATTGCCGATGCCACCGATGGTAGTAGTAGCAAGACAATTCGCAATTCATCCCAGTACAGACACAAGAAACGACATCACCAttatcaccaccatcagcatcatcatcatcatccgcaccAGCATGAGACTGTTATCAAAGAGGAAAAGACACCGATTGGCTACCGGCCAGGGACGGTTGGTGGCAGTGGAGTAGGCCCAACACTTGTAGCCAGTGGACACAACGCCTCCATGGTTGGTACGATCGGATCAATGCTGCCGAGTGCTGCCGGAACAGCGAGCGGTCCACACCGCAAATCTATGCCTACTGTGATTGATATTGGCCGGTCGGAGCAAGAGGAGGCTGTGCCACCTTTTAGCTATGGGTTGGTAAATCTCTTGCACGGTTCAACTGCTGCAACGACAGCCGGACGTTCACCAACACTGGAGCTTGAAAAACGTTCTCAAATCCGGGAGCATCTGCAACGAAACCGTTCCTTTAAAACGATCAGTGCAAAGAATTTGGACTTTGCACGCGAAGGCTCACCACAGGTAGGAGGCGCTGGTGCTGATCGTCACACAGGATCGGCCGGTCTCGAGCGATCGCTTTCATTCCATTCGAACGGCATACTGAGTCGGATGGGTTCGGAAACGACACTTGACGGTGGTGGTTACAGCAACATTCGGCGCTGTACcgctggaggtggtggtggtggtagtggtggtcaACTGCGTAATAATCACACCACTAGTCTAGGCACACGGCTCACCACGAATGGAGGCGCCGGAGCTTGCACGACACAGTCGCTACACAAGCTAGACGAAAGTCGTGTATCATCCGCCTCGCTGCACGATCTGATCGAACTGCTTAAGTACACACAATCGAAACAGCGCACCATTTCAAACGATTCGCTCAACAAGCTGATGCTGAACTACTCGAAGAAGGTGTACGTGCCGCACCATCTGTACCATCATTCGCCGGTAGGGAAAAAATCACTCCCGGACATTAATCCTTCCCTAAACAACATAGACGAGTATCTGACGGACTATGACTTTGGACTAAAAGCAGCGACAGCAGGTACAGGAGCGGGAACTAGTTCAAccaccgcagcaacagcaacttcTGCGACAGCGGGCGCAATACCGAAGATGGCAACGAGAAGCGAAGATTCGCTGGACTGCAAGATCGCGTCGGCGGAGTATGCGTTCAAGAATGCGGGAACCGGTGCGGGAATGGACAAATCGTTTCGCACACTATACAAAGCTACATCCGAGG ATAGCAGCGTTTACGAGTTACCGAAGTTGCTTATTCGCGAGGATTCGCCGGTCGAATCGTTCCTCGGGTCTTACTCACAGCTGGAAACGGTTGCAACGCGACGAGGCGAATCACCGAAAAACAGTTTTACATCCCCGGTCAATCTGCAAGATCTGGAGCGTAGTGATACAGTTGTCGAACCAGATGTGGCGCCACTCGCCGCAAACACATCCGCAGCGATCGTTGGTGAAGCGAAGTTGGCATCTGAATCTTTGTTGCAGTTTGCACAAATAGCAGCCGAGAGCGTGAAATCTACAAAGGCTGCAGCCAGCTCGTTGAGTTCAAGTTCACTGTTTGGAAGCAACTGTAGTTTAActgctggcggtggtggtgctggtagtACTGCTGCGGTCGGTACTGATGGTACGAGCTTCGCAGGGACGGCACTGAACGGATGCGCTTCTTCTTCTACCTGGTGCCAACTATGGAACCATGGccaggaacagcagcagcagcaaccacaccacacacaggaCGGTAATTTCGATAGTTCGGGTAGTGGTGTTTCGCATTTGATTCACAATCCTCGTCGGCATCATTCGGATTTAGATATTAGTGAATTGGAGTTGAAATTTATCAATGCCGAATCAACAGCAAACGGATCTAATCGACTCGCCGAAAGTGGCATTGCAACGAACGTAACCGGTGACTACACGAACCTGATCAAGCTGCCAGCAATAACGAACCTAGAACATTATCGTGCCGATAATGGTTGGCTGCAGTTATCCTCGTGGGACACTGTACGTTTCGGGCGGGAAGATGAGGATGCTGATGACGAGGAGGTGGTGGATGAGGAAGAGATACCCGACCACGAGGAAGACGATCACgacgaagaggaagaggacgatgaagaagaagacgaagaggatgatgatgaggaagaaAATGGGCAGGATCGGGACCGAGTTACATCGTCGTCCTGCTCTTCCATACGTAGACCGCGAGAATCGTCCAACTCGACTAGTTTCATTCACAGTCACCTCTCCATATCGTCCGACGAGGACGATCTGTTGAATGTGGCAGAAATGCGTGATGGAGCTGGTGTGGTCGGTGGTGCCTACAAGCCCGGTGGTAACAAATCTAAGTCGATTGATCTAAACGAATTCCGCAAAGCTTTCGGTAGTAGTCCTACACTACTGAACGGATTCCGTGGAGGGACAAGCTGTACCCGATTGGTGCCACAGCTTTCCCGGCTCGAAACAATTCCATCCCAGTACAGACGTGGCTACACGAACCTAAACGATGCGTGCCTGTCGAGTTCCACGTCCGAGCTAGAGTGTGTAAGTAATGGTGCGTCAGCAAAGAAGAAGCATCCCGGACTATTACCTCCAGCGTCGAGCGATGGTTCGGGTGGGCTTTCTTCGACGCTGTTAAAGTATCGCAAAGACGGCAGTGTTCCTTACGTGCGAAgtaatgaaaatttgaatCGCTACAAGATTTCGTTGTGTACCGGAACGTcagctagtagtagtagtagtacggCTGCACGGCGGCGTATGGGCGACAGTGATGAAGCACTAGCGGGAAGCGATGCACTCTATCTGAGGCAGCGTCAACCATCGATAGGTGCTGGTCGACATTTGCCTAGCATTCGCGATCATCTGGCCAGCATTGCTGATTCAGAAGCGAATGACGCGGTGGACAATTCGTCCTCTACTAATGGTAACGGTGCAAATACAAACGGGAATCGGTCCTTCATTGTTGGTGGAGGTGGAGGTGGTGATTTTGAGTGCAGATTCTCTCGATTAAGCTGCTGTTCGGCCCCAAACAGTGGTGATGTTCCGTCGAAACCATTCACCTCTCCTGGTGGAGGTAATCAAACAACGACGGCGACGGGGACCTCTTACCGTACCAAGGACCATGGGTCATCAGCAGTTGGAGGAGCCAGTGGCAGTGCCGGAGGACTGATGCGTACCACATCAACCGCTGACGATCGGAATCGGTTCCTGTTTGGTGAGGACCCGGCTTCTCTACAGTACAGTGGAAgcgcatcatcaacacccCTCCGGCCTACAGATTATTACTTCCCTTCGGATGAAAGCTTGTTCAATATGGATTCgttttttgatgatttcgttgAGATTGACACAAGCGACATATTTGAAAGTACCGAGTTTATCAATATCAATGCTGGTTCCGGAGGAAGAAAGTGCGATACTACCGCCGCTGCGAGTGCATCGGCAACGACGCTAGTACTGCCCGATATACAccccaagcagcagcaacaacagcaatcaTCATCGTCGGCCCAGCGTCACCAGCGTTCTCAGTACAATGCGAACGAGaacgagcagcagcaccatcagcagctGCGTGTGttgagaaatttaaaatcgttTCCCTCAACTTCAACGGCAACGGTGAATCCGGACAGTAGCGGAGGTGGTGCCGATgtggaaattaattattccGCCCGCCGAGCCTTCCTGCAAGCTGGCCGGAACGTACACGACACGGAAGAGGATGATGGTGGTATTGCTTCCATCATTCAACATATCGATCGGGACCAGTTGGTCACCGCCGATACGACCGCGGATGACGATGATACATCTTCCATCATCTTCCACGACGACAGCAAGGAACGACTGCTACGTCTTACGGACTATCACCACCACCCGTTGGGTGGTAATGATCTAAAGCCGGTTTGTGTTAGTACCACCGGAACAACTAATGCATCAACAACACCCACCCAACATCACACTACCGAGCAGATCAAATCGAAGAAGCTGCGGTGCGCTCAGTGCAACAAAAAGCTGGGCGTTATCATGATCATGAAGTGTCACTGTGAGAAAATCTTCTGCGCCCAACACCGTTACGCGGAAGCGCACAACTGTTCCTACGATTTTAAGGTCGAGGGAAGGAAGGTGCTGGAGAAGAACAATCCTCTCGTGGTGGCCGATAAGTTACCGAAGATTTAA
- the LOC126565096 gene encoding choline transporter-like protein 1 produces the protein MQQFCCCLTSRTDKVSPGESFDHSKSPSPSSHESVNVFHSERHCTDILFIAIKAAFILILLVLIIYCMAFGDIYRIINGYDDCANVCGRDNKPDQNLPCKGADRTDERFLLVEGTGVTESDLHRMCVASCDDVEGFKPFLNRCIRKNNPTEEVATRTGLKNFFQEVSEDLEACHREMLWLAVIAFVFSLLTLLLLRVIPGLIVWLVLLAVVLACTAGTIWLWFRWKYETEQLSETAADSARMRMNNWLYYAIAATIVTLIVYLVILVMRKRIKLVVQLFKEAGKAIASMPFLLAEPILTFTTIAAVIVLYVYFTVWIESAGMLVVESNNSAKYVKDSTMLFTRWYNLFAFLWFCQFIIGCQHMVIAGAVAGWFFTRNKAHLSNPIGRSYCNLLRYHLGTVALGSFIIALVQFLRTMLKLLMHSVRNPQNRITSFLFDCCQCCLQCFERFLQYLTRNAYILTAMHGDPFCQAGKNAFRLLTSNALRVFAINSVGDFVLVLAKVFVVVATGLIGMELIQKKAGLHHPYVPLMLVGIFAYLVAHCFMTVYEMTVDTIFLCFCEDCESNDGISRPYYMSRGLMEFVQNSKKALAIGENRSSSRAKAPIHDGKAWMAAATKPSGSPDGTVQQRATAISETVD, from the exons ATGCAACAGTTCTGTTGCTGTCTGACAAGCCGCACGGATAAAGTGTCGCCCGGCGAATCGTTCGAC CATTCTAAATCACCTTCACCGAGCAGCCATGAATCGGTCAACGTTTTCCATTCGGAACGTCATTGTACGGATATACTGTTTATTGCCATTAAAGCAGCCTTCATACTGATTCTG CTGGTCCTCATTATCTACTGCATGGCGTTTGGAGATATCTATCGCATAATAAATGGCTACGATGACTGCGCCAATGTCTGCGGACGTGACAACAAACCGGACCAGAATCTTCCGTGCaag GGCGCAGATAGGACAGACGAACGATTTTTGCTGGTCGAAGGAACCGGAGTGACCGAAAGCGATCTGCATCGTATGTGCGTCGCAAGCTGTGATGATGTCGAAGGCTt TAAACCGTTTCTGAATCGATGCATACGAAAAAACAACCCCACGGAAGAGGTGGCCACCCGCACTGGGCTGAAGAACTTTTTCCAAGAAGTATCGGAAGATCTCGAAGCTTGCCATCGGGAGATGCTTTGGCTGGCGGTGATAGCGTTCGTCTTTTCCCTGCTAACGCTCCTACTGTTGCGCGTAATACCGGGTCTGATCGTATGGTTGGTACTGTTAGCGGTCGTGTTGGCCTGTACCGCCGGAACGATCTGGTTATGGTTTCGCTGGAAGTACGAAACGGAACAACTGTCCGAAACGGCAGCCGATTCGGCCCGGATGCGGATGAACAATTGGTTGTATTATGCGATCGCGGCCACTATTGTAACGCTGATCGTCTATCTGGTCATACTGGTGATGCGCAAACGGATTAAACTGGTTGTGCAGTTGTTTAAGGAGGCGGGCAAAGCGATTGCCAGTATGCCATTTTTGTTGGCCGAACCCATTCTG ACGTTCACAACGATCGCAGCAGTAATTGTCCTGTACGTGTACTTCACCGTGTGGATCGAAAGTGCCGGCATGCTGGTAGTGGAAAGCAACAATAGCGCCAAATACGTGAAGGACTCGACCATGCTCTTCACCCGTTGGTACAACCTGTTCGCTTTCCTGTGGTTTTGTCAGTTCATCATCGGCTGCCAGCATATGGTCATTGCGGGTGCGGTAGCCGGTTGGTTTTTCACCCGCAACAAAGCCCACCTAAGCAATCCGATCGGCCGTAGCTACTGTAACCTGTTGCGCTATCATCTCGGTACCGTCGCACTAGGATCTTTCATCATTGCTCTGGTACAGTTCTTGCGGACAATGCTGAAACTGTTGAtg CATTCGGTACGCAATCCGCAGAACCGTATCACCAGCTTCCTGTTCGACTGTTGTCAGTGTTGCTTGCAGTGTTTCGAACGATTCTTGCAGTACCTGACCCGCAATGCCTACATACTGACGGCGATGCATGGCGATCCATTTTGCCAGGCCGGCAAGAACGCGTTTCGGCTGCTAACGAGCAATGCACTGCGCGTTTTTGCCATCAATTCGGTGGGTGATTTTGTACTGGTGTTGGCGAAAGTGTTTGTCGTTGTCGCGACTGGTCTGATCGGGATGGAATTGATACAGAAAAAGGCAGGCTTACATCATCCGTACGTGCCACTGATGCTGGTCGGTATCTTTGCCTACCTGGTGGCACATTGCTTTATGACCGTGTATGAG ATGACGGTCGATACCATCTTCCTGTGTTTCTGTGAAGATTGTGAAAGCAATGACGGCATATCCCGGCCATACTACATGTCACGCGGTTTGATGGAGTTTGTGCAGAATTCGAAAAAAGCACTCGCCATCGGTGAGAATCGTTCCTCCAGCAGAGCAAAAGCACCCATACACGACGGGAAAGCCTGGATGGCGGCAGCAACAAAACCGTCCGGTTCACCCGATGGAACTGTCCAACAACGAGCAACGGCCATTTCGGAAACAGTAGACTGA